The Nocardioides sp. S5 genome includes a window with the following:
- a CDS encoding NAD(P)H-dependent oxidoreductase — MRHVLVIDSHPDPQSLTSRLAESYAEGAGEAAVPLVLRDLDFDLSLRTGYRAPQALEPDLVRAQELLAWADHVAVFTPLWWGSVPALLKGFFDRTLERGWAFRYKENGMPEGLLAGRTGRLAVSSDSPRWYLPLVGDSTVKQVRGRTMEFCGIKPTKVTRYADVRGRSEEQLAAWIREAADLGASDAARPAGVRREPVRVS; from the coding sequence ATGCGTCACGTCCTCGTCATCGACTCCCACCCCGACCCGCAGTCGCTCACCTCCCGCCTCGCCGAGTCGTACGCGGAGGGCGCGGGCGAGGCGGCGGTCCCGCTCGTGCTGCGCGACCTCGACTTCGACCTCTCCCTCCGCACTGGCTACCGCGCCCCGCAGGCACTCGAGCCCGACCTGGTCCGCGCCCAGGAGCTGCTCGCGTGGGCCGACCACGTCGCGGTCTTCACCCCGCTGTGGTGGGGGTCCGTGCCGGCGCTGCTCAAGGGCTTCTTCGACCGCACCCTCGAGCGCGGCTGGGCCTTCCGCTACAAGGAGAACGGCATGCCCGAGGGCCTCCTCGCCGGTCGCACCGGGCGGCTCGCGGTCTCCTCCGACTCGCCGCGGTGGTACCTCCCGCTCGTCGGCGACAGCACCGTCAAGCAGGTGCGCGGACGCACGATGGAGTTCTGCGGCATCAAGCCCACGAAGGTGACCCGCTACGCCGACGTCCGCGGGCGCAGCGAGGAGCAGCTCGCCGCCTGGATCCGGGAGGCCGCCGACCTCGGCGCGTCCGACGCCGCGCGCCCCGCCGGCGTACGGCGCGAGCCGGTGCGCGTCAGCTGA